caagcgctctcttctGGCTATGGTTGATTGTTgtgtttacactatcacagcccagcacgtCACCTCCACAGCCCAgaacctgcatttttgtcgcgtAGGAAAGCAAGCACCGCAGGTCCCGGCCTGCGGCAGCGCCGgccgggatgcgcggaggcgagcgccatctggtgctgttgcaagaaacccagcggcatGCGCGGCCAGAGCACCACAGCggcgcccggaaagtcgggagaagaggcatAGAAAGCTTAGCTTTAATAGCAGCGCACAGTAAACAACGACATAGAAAGGCGCGAAAAACACGGTCTTTCCTTGCCTTGCCTGTGTTTTTCTGTGTCGTTTTCTACTCTGCGCTGTTATCATGGATAAGGGTGCAGTTGTTCATGTCCCCAGTTCCCGTACTTGAGCGCAACAAAGTATGACGGCTGGCAATGGCAAAGTATGACGACCTTGGAATTGCGAGAATTTCATGACGCTACGGCAGTACCTGATACTGATTTCCAATGTTGCCGTAAAGCAGCCAGCCAAGCCAAAGAGGTTGTCTCCGTAGGTTTTGATCTGTGTTGAAGCTAACACGTTCTGTAACCTGGGCCTGCGCATCCACAAATGACAACCCTGGAACACGCCCAAAGTGCCCCGCTCCGGCTACTAATCTAGGCACACATTACCTCCTCTGGCTGTGCCTTGCATGGTACTCAGAATATTAGACATAAAGTGCTCAAAGACGCCAAAGTCAAGTCAAATGTTCCACAGAATTATACTTGTTTGATAACTGACAACACATTTACAAGTCTTATTGCTGCATTACCTGATTTTTTTAATACACAGGCCTTGCGACAAAGACACCGAAAATAAAAAATTCAGAAATTTCATTGACTTGTAGCTCGTATAGTAAGTACGGATGCGAAGAATGCGTACACTATTACGAACGCGGGTAAACACAAAAAATGTAAAAATAGGACAGGCGCTTCGATCAGCCGTACTTTATTCCTTGGCCACAGTCGAACAAATATACATAAAAGCAGTGTACAAGCCAGCCAAAGGAATCCAGGGGAATCTTAATGTAGTcgtgtcggtttttttttttttttttttctctttcagcCAGGTAGAACAAACGAAAGTTTCGCAGCTGACAATTCCCCAATGCTGCCGCTTTGACTCAAAGTAGCCAATCTTAGCAACCCTCAAAGTGTTAACTGTACTTGGCGTGGAAAGGCCGCTTACTCGGCAAAGGTCTCAGGCAAGCCGCGGTCGCTGCTTCAGCTATAAAATCTTCATGCATCTTCTCTTTCCGACAACAGTAGTCATTCTTAACAGTAAATTCAGAGTGCTTTCTTTCTCGGGTCTTTCTGAGTCTTCGTAAGGGAATCCAAATTCTCCCACATATTCACTGACACAATGACGTTTAGAGCTGCACATTCCAAGTGATCGTGCTACGTACGACTGACAACGTGATATACAAGTGGTTAAATTGTCTCAACACTTACGTTACCACAGATTGTTGACTGCTTTTTATTACACCATATATCCCGAGTGCGTGAATAAGCTATACGTATCCGATAAATTTTCCTATATGTTGGAGGAGTGTGTTTAGAGATGTATATTTTTTTGTGCCCGCCAGCTACTCTCTAATTAGGAATGACCGTCCCGTATGGCAGCTGACTTATGTGGCCCAGTTTATCCTTCTGTAATCAAAGGGAAGAAATTGTGCTTTGAAAGTTGGGATTTATACACTGACACACAGTATTTGCATGACGTAGCACGAGCATTAGTGGGCCAAGTAAAAATAAGCTTTGGTCTTTCCTCTTTCGATTTCGTCTTTCGATCTAAACGTCGTTCGATTTCAATGGGCGAAAGGAACAGTTCTCATTCGCCTCACAATAACTCACGTATTTGCTTGAATTTGAGCACTTCATCAGTCATAAATCTCGGTGGTTGCCATGTGAGCATATGGAGGTGAAATTGCCCAAAAAAATGCGACACATTTCTTCAAAACGACTTTGCATCGTTCAGCTTAGGGTTCCTTTATAAAAAAGTTACTACGGCTCACTTGCTCGAACATTGTAATTTCGATTTATTTTATTAGAACCAAAACACACTTCTGGACATTGGTAATCATGGTTATGAAAAAAAATCAGTGCTGAGATTGGTGCAAATACAGCTCTTCATAATCGCGCAGGAGCGTCGACCGACACGACGGTCACGGAGCGTATCTGCCAAAATAGTGAGAGAATGTGCGAGGGCCGTCCTTTTGTCCGACTACCACCTGATAGGCTATTCCATTCAGCCCTACATAGTCCCAGCTGCTCATCTGTTCATCTACCTCTTTCAGCCGCTTATTCTAACCATTGTGTCCACAAATGAGCAACTGGAAACGATGGTCAAACGCAAACGAGCGTTGCGCGGCGCTCGCTCACAAGCAACGTGTGCGCATTTGTGCTTGAGCTGGCAGCCGATAAGCAGCAGAGGCTACGCCTAGCAGAATGAGCTGAACTGCACACGATATTCACAAAGTCGGATGTGCTTCGCGCATGCGCTTACACTCGGTGTATGTTTCCGCAGGTGTTTTCCGTGACACGCGTCTGACTGTCATGTTGGTCGACGCTCCCACGATATAATTAAAAACATGGATAGCTTCCACAGTAAAACTAAAAGAGTGCAAAAAAATGCACGGATACGACAACACCACAAGTGCTCAATCATGTGCGTGTCCTCGTTCTCGCTCTTGTAATTTCACTTTATAACaggaaccaactagctcagcaacAAGTCTTAAGCTGTGCAGTAAACCTGCAAAAATAGTAACAATTTCGATACTCCGGCTCCTAGCGGCGTGTGCATCGAAATAGCTTTGAGAGAGGATCCGGCCTTCACACTGAAAAGAGCAAATTTCCTGCACTCGTACACAGTTCAGTTAAAGTCATAAAACTATGTGCACTATTTCACAGGATTACGCTGTTGTACGTGAGTGTATGTGCGTTCCGTGCTTACCAAGAGTGTGGGAGTGTGTTCGTGGTGTGTATATCACACAcaataggcaccctgcaatgcagtttgaaGAACAGGGCGCGCCATCTGGCGACCCCAGCAAGAAGCTTGAAGGCGTTCGCGCGCATGGGCCTTTCTTCGCTGCCATTGCTCAGCGCGGGTACAGCGTGGTCTTTTTGAGCttttgtctttcgcgtccgaaATACCTGCGCCTGTTTTCTGTAGTTTAAGATCCGATGGCGTCATCAGAACCGTGTGGTCGCACCCCTGTGAAGAAGAAAAGTGGGCGCAGGTACTGCTCTGTCAAAGACTGCCACAGTCGCGAAGGGACGCCAGGCGTGAGGCTGTACAGTTTTCCGTCAAAGCCTTGGGAGAAGTCACGAAGGCAAAAATGGATTATCGCCGTGCGACGAGTCAAGTAAGTGAATTCCTATTTGTAAACAGAAATCGCTGCACGTTACCAAAGCAGCCAAGGACGAGGTTCATTTTTCAGTTAGCAGCAATCGGGTAACAGTGAACGGGCAGTTTTTACGAGGTGGTCGCGTAATGTCACAGTTTATTGTTTGATCAATGTTTCACGGTTTGTAGGTTGATAATATTCTTGCAAACTTTTGGTTTAAAATTACGGAAATCGTTCTGACGAAATAAATGACATGCAATACGATATTTGGAACTAGTTTGCGACGGACTGTTCTCTCCCGTCTTGTGGCATTTGTTTTTTGAGAATGACGATGAAACTACTCGTAGCCGTGTTCGTCGCAAGGAATGAGAAACTTCATGTTCACCGGAAGCCGCCCTCCGTTATGGTCGTGTTTTATTTCGATGTTACATAATCTTCGCGGCGTTGTCGTGGTTGACGCCGGCGGACAAGAAACGCCAAGGGTCCTGTGCTATCATGAGCGTTTCCTGTCCGCTGACCACTTTGCGCTGTTCATTAATGTTATTtattcctggaataagggactcTACCACCTCGGCTGCCAAGTCACttcttcaaataaaggtttattcattatatcattcattcattcattcattcatgttgtATTAGTGCATTATCTACTGTACATTAAAAATGACGAAAATTTGTTGCGGCACTCAAGCAGGGGAGAAAACAGTGTGTATTAATTAAGTGTGTGAGGTTAGTAATACTTAGACAAATAATTGTTAAAGTGCAGCGTGTTGTCCAGCTGTTTTAATCATGAACCTTTCATTGATTGACACTGCTACACCTGTTGCATCAGATGGATGGTAATTACTCATGTTTTACTCATTTCAGTTTTGAGGACTCCTCTAGCTGGCAGCCTAATCGAGATTCGAGGGTGTGTTCCAAACATTTTGTGAATGGCGAGAAAAGCACAATTGAAAGCCACCCAGGTTATGTACCAACAATATTCCCGACCGTGTACAAGAAGAGGTCCACTTCATCTACTGCTCAGCTGGCTAGATTTAATAGGTAAGCTTCTCTCTGATGTGCTACTTGGGCTTGTTTGCATCAAAAGCTGGGACTCTTCAATATGTTACATCTTTTCCCATTTAGCTTCGCCATAATGCGGTTGTCTCTACAAATAAATGTGAATGCATGCATGTAGATGTGCCCAAAACAAAATGCATGTGTGTTTACAAAAAGCAGTGACATCCAAGCTTCTGTTAAACGTGCAGGTGGAAGCAGCGGTACTCTGGGTCATCTGCATCACTGGCTACTCCTGCATCAGCTGATTCCCCTGGACCAGCTTCTCCCTACACAGCTGAGACAGGAGCCATTGGTACCAGCAGCCTTGCCACAGTTGATCTAGCAACTAGTACAGACCTGTTGTACGAGCGGAGCTCGACAGAGGGCTTAGATCTACTGTCCACTGTCGCTGCTGAGCTTTGCACTGCAGTAAAATCCGTGGTAAGCTCCTGAAAATTTCGGAAACTGAAGTTGAATGCCTGAAATTGTACAGCTGAATATGTTCTTCGCTCTTATACCATGCTCAGTTACGCCTCCCTGTGTAGCATAGGCAGCAAGTTAGCAGTGTTGTACTCTTATTGCTCATTCCATTCTCATTTTTTCAGTGCAGCACTTGATGCACAATATGTGACAGCATTTTTCTGGAGCGGCTAGTTTGAAATGTTTGTTTATCATCGATAAAGTTTTGTGTTATGACTGATAAAAATGAGGTTGCCACTGTAACCCAACATGGATGTATTTATTCTTTCTTACTGCAATTTTACGCAGGAAACACAAACTGAAGAAAGAAGCGTGTCAAGCAAGAATTTCTCGGTGTTCATGTGCTTCATTAGTGAGTCAGGGACATCAACTCAAGTGACGCATCTTGAGACATGCGACAACAGTGTGCAACACAAGCCAGAGGTCAGTAGCAGGCATAGTGGCTCTGACCACAGAACCAGCTACTTCTCCGGCTACGACAGCATCGCTAAATCTGCAAATGCATTGCAAGACCTGTGCAGTGTCAGCAAAGAAGTGTTTGCAATGCTTCTGAGCATGCTTCCACCTTCAGAGCGAAAATGTGATGTCACTGCTGAGAATAggcttcttttgtttcttttgaagTTAAAGCTTGGAATCAGCTACTCATCACTGGCTATTCTCTTCTCGGTAAGCGAAACGTCGGCATCAAGGCATTTCAAGAGTGTTCTCAAAACGCTCGCTGTGGCAACTAAACAATGGATTTTTCGCCCCCCATCAAGAGTGATTCAGGCCACAATGCCAGACAGCTTTAAGGTGCATTATCCTAGCTGCACTATGATTATTGACTGCACAGAAATACGTACAGAGCAGCCACCAACTGTGCAACAAGAACGAGTCTTGTACTCAAATTACAAAGGTGCATATACACTGAAGTTTTTAGTGGCTGTAACACCAGGAGGAATGATTTGTTTTTGTTCAAAGGCCTATGGTGGTAGACTGTCTGATGCCCACATTACAGTTGATTCTGGTTTCCTCGATCTTGTTCAACCTGGGGATACAGTTCTTGCCGATAAGGGATTTCCAGGCATCCAGACAGTTTTAGGAAACCAGAATGCTGTTCTTGTTATGCCTCCATTTCTCCATGCCTCTCAGTTTACGCCAGAGGAGGTTAGGGACACTTACAATATCGCTCAAGTGCGGATACATGTCGAACGAATGATTCAGAGGATTAAAATATATAATGTCTTGAACAACAAAGTACCAACTGAGCTTATTCCATGCATGACGGATGTTTTTCATGTCTGCTGTGTGCTAGCAAACCTCCAGCTCCCAATAATTAAGCGCAAAGAACAACAACAGTCATTTGTCGTGTCTGCATCATGAACAATCAACTTTGCCTCACTCTGGATTACACAAAATGAAATGAACAGTTGATGGGGGAGCATCAGTGCGCTAGCCACCATTTCGATAATAGGACTTGTCTTCGTCTAGGCTGGCCGGGGGTTTCGACAAGTGCTCTTGGCGAAACATTAGCTAGTGGACTGAGGCCTTCATAGCTTTCTTATTTTGCTGTGTTGCCAAGGGTCTCATCTGCCATGGATACTCACTTTGCATTATTTGTTCGAGCTATTTGCATTTTATTGTTTCGAAATTGGACGTGGTCTTTGAGAAACACCGTAAtggtgggctccggattagttcTTATTTCATTGCGGTTCTTACAGTGCACTGATATCGCAGAGCACACAGGCGTTGACCAATTTTTGCACACTGTTGGTGCCATTTCCATGCAGCTTAGGTCATCTATGATGTTCCATTAACAAACTTCTGTCTCGTGCTGCATTGTGTCACTTACTTGAGCTTGAAATAGGTGAACCGAGCATGTTCTGGAGCGTTGAAAATAGATGTGTGATGCTGTACAGTGGAAAAAGAgcctgtttttgtttttgtgtgtatAAACTTAAGGGACTGGGTTGAGCTGTTTGatgtagagaagaaaaaaaggtacTGTACTGGGAACATTTGTGAGTTCTGCGTAGTCACCTGCCTTTACATGTCAGTGAATTTTGTGTACATGTGACTTACTCTTATGTTTTCCACTTTTATATTATGCAATCCTGTTTTGCATGATATTTTTCGTATTTGATGTCATTGCCATTAGGCACTTATGTTTTGAAGTCTGTCATATCGCCTCCGAATGTGATTGCATTTCAACCTGCTTTGGATGCGCTAGTTTTAGTTCAGAATAATAACTGTTCCAGCAAGCAGCAGCTTATTGTTTagcttcatcgtcatcatcatcagtctatttttatgtccactgcaggacgaaggccctgtgacctccaattacccctgttttatgctagctgattccaacttgtgcctgcaaatttgaTGACTTCATCAGGAAATTTGTTTAGCTTAATATTTACGAAAAGCATGCCCTTCTAGTGCAGCTTCTCAAATGCTGCATTAACTTGCCAACTTATGTTTCTAGTGTGACTGCTTTCAGTGTTGTGCACACATGAAGCAGCAGAACTAGTGAACAAATGACATGTtaactcttaattttttttctaagattGTCAATACCATATACCACTATGTACCTTTTAGGATATAGGCATTTTCTTCGGTTGTGCAATAAAAATGAGAAAcgtgaaatgcttttttttcattctgttttGCGCACGAAGTATAGTAGTACAAACAAATCTCAGTGAGCACATGCTTTATTTTGCTGCAGCTGCAGCAGGCAGAAGGTAAGTAAAATAAAATCTTTCAAGGGCTGGGATGCTCTCGTAAAGAAAGGCATCATCCCTGCTGACTTCAATAATGACATTTTGCCTGCTAGAATATACAAAAAAATAACACTTTTGTACATTCAACAAGTACAGTAATATCTGTACTTGAGTGAAATATCTGTGCGTCGTCTTCAGTCTTCGGTTGCTGCCTGTTCCCTGGATGTAGTCTAGGATGCTCTCTCCCGAGCTGTCGAACATGTCTGCTTCTTTACACTTGTGGGGACACTTGATTTCCAAAAGGCATGTTTCCCCAGACAGGTAGAACATGCCATCAGGGCTGCCACACAGCCAAGGCTGATCCGGGTGTATGAGCAAACCCATCTGAAAAAGTTACAATTACCTCACTGCCAGGCACTACAAGCACTCAGTGATTGTCGTAGCTTGTCACAGGCATCCATAATGACCAATAATGCTAGTCTGTAGAGTATCGCCTCCACAGTTTAGTGCAAGTTTCATCATATTAAAACATCTGTCCCCATGTTGAAGTTAATGCCGCCCAAAAGGGtagtgctttatttttttgctttgaaGGTTATGTCTCTCTCAAGTGTTCATTGAGAGCACTGAACACCAGACTAAAGTTTGACCTCACCTCCACAACTTCAACACCTAGTTGACGCTCAAACTCCATCCGAGCCAGGGGTTCTGTACGGAGTCCTGTTgtcgaagaaataaaaaaaaagctttaaactTGGCATTGTACAATTAGAATACACATCACTAAAACAAGAATGAAAGAGGTCGACAACCATTTGCAACTACATGTACATGGTTTCTGTTCTGTGATTGTTTTTAAGTGCTGTGTATTCCACTAGAAAAACCTAGTACTTTATACACACCATAAGCCGTGGCCTCTGTAGAAAATGGCCTTGAGTTCAGGATGGCCCTGGCAACCTCCTCAGGGCTCCGTCGGGCATGGAGTATTGTGTGGCTAGTGGTACTGCTTATGCGAAACTTCTTTTCTTTGTGCCACCTAAATTAGAGTTAACATACACAATATCAGAAGGATGAAGAGTACATGTAAAGAGCAACAATGTCCTCTGTCACTGATGTTTCCATACCTTAGACAGCTTGACTGGCCCATGGTGGCCACACATAGGTCTGACAGTGACTCACAGACAATATTTGTCTGATAAAACTCCTTCTGCTCTTGCGTCATGAGTTGTACGTAATCCTTTGCTGCTACACTTAGCTTCGGGTAGGTGCCTGATATCTGCAGCACATGCAAGGCGTTGCAAGGTGCTGGAAGCAGCTGGATAATTTTTTCGAGCTGTAAAACCCGCCTGGCTTCTTGTTCTGCTTCAATGCTGATTAAATCTGCCTCACTCCTCGCCATCTCTTGCAGTGCTTCCGTAAATGGCGATACAATGCCCGggaagtgcttcaatgcataaaatggggACAGCTCTGCAGGCTGTTTGTTTCCTACAAAGGGGCTCTTGTAGTCTGGGAGCAAGAATGACAAAATTCATTGCATATTAAGCAATAGCTAATCAGTGTGCTTAGCACAGAACCACATAAAAAGTGACAGCTATGAAGGTGATAGCCTGAGAAAAGATGCATTAACAGAGCACTATAGTGATAAGGATGACATGAGATAACAGATGTTTCATGCAATCAGTGCTGTAGTCAAAATTAGCAGCACACGTAATATAAGGTGcgttaacagcgcaaggccaccagaggggacagaagagagaagagAACGCTGACGTACGTACTATGCACATACTATGCAACAGCAATACAACCAAATGCATCGTACTTCCAAACAATTCTTCAATGCTGGCCTTATCATTTAGCTGCGGCTTCCCTCGTGGCTTTCCCCATGCCTGTGGTGCACTTGTGCAGGACACATGATCAAATTCATTCAAATAGAAAGCAACTGCAGCACAGTGCTTGCAGTTACCCAGGCTGCCGTAGCGGCACGTGCATTTgccactttcgattgtgcggggCTCCGTCGTCAGCTGCGAATCGGAATCAGAAGAACAGGCAGCTGAATCATAATGCGAGAccaaataaaacaaagaaaagtgAAGTCGGGGCCGTAACAAGCATTGAACGCCGGAAACAGTCGGCTAATGCATTTCTCGAGCCTTGTTATATCGCACATGCACAAAAGCATACTTAGGCGACATCGTTTTGTTTACTTACTTTGAGGTCCACTTGGTATACGTGCTTGCTTTGCTCCGACAGACATTTTGCAGAGATCTCAGACCCGTCAACCTCCCGGACACCGAACACATGGTTATTGTCCAGCAAGCGGCGTCCTTTCCGCAGTAGCGATGGCCGAAAATACTCGTCGAGGCCGTGGACCGGCTTGAAACCGCAATGCAGAACCCGCGACATCGCGGGTAGCTTGCGTCTCTCTACGGGTGCTGCCGAGTGAAAACGTTCGCGAGCAAATGCAGTTGCGGTGCAACGTTGATAACAGTTCAAACGTCGCAAGCACAGTCGGAAGCAACCACGGAAAGTAGGGCTCGAAGGGCACTGACACACGGTGGCAAAGTTTCGTTTCCCGGTGGAGCGCCTGCGTGATTGGGGACGCCTCCGTTGGTGGCGCGGATAGCAGCGCGCTGGTGGCGCCGCCCGACGATTGTAGGTTCCCTATAGTATAACATCTGCATTACGTGCCAAGAGTTAGCCAGAATATCATCTCAGAGAAACTGGATTACGATAATGTACGTGAGTGTATGTGCGTACCGTGCTTATCAAGAGTGTGTGAGTGTATTCGTGGTGTGTATATCACACACAATAGTATAACATCTGCATTAACGTGCCAAGCGTTAGCCAGAATAGCATCTCAGAGAAACTGGATTACGCTAATGTACGTGAGTGTATGTGCGTACCGTGCTTACCAAGAGTGTGTGAGTGTGTTCGTGGTGTGTATATCGCACACAATAGTATAACATCTGCATTAACGTGCCAAGAGTTAGCCAGAATATCATCTCAGAGAAACTGGATTACGATAATGTACGTGAGTGTATGTGCGTACCGTGCTTACCAAGAGTGTGGGAGTGTGTTCGTGGT
This genomic stretch from Dermacentor silvarum isolate Dsil-2018 chromosome 2, BIME_Dsil_1.4, whole genome shotgun sequence harbors:
- the LOC119440380 gene encoding peroxynitrite isomerase THAP4-like, which translates into the protein MASSEPCGRTPVKKKSGRRYCSVKDCHSREGTPGVRLYSFPSKPWEKSRRQKWIIAVRRVNFEDSSSWQPNRDSRVCSKHFVNGEKSTIESHPGYVPTIFPTVYKKRSTSSTAQLARFNRWKQRYSGSSASLATPASADSPGPASPYTAETGAIGTSSLATVDLATSTDLLYERSSTEGLDLLSTVAAELCTAVKSVVSS
- the LOC125943153 gene encoding uncharacterized protein LOC125943153; translated protein: MDVFILSYCNFTQETQTEERSVSSKNFSVFMCFISESGTSTQVTHLETCDNSVQHKPEVSSRHSGSDHRTSYFSGYDSIAKSANALQDLCSVSKEVFAMLLSMLPPSERKCDVTAENRLLLFLLKLKLGISYSSLAILFSVSETSASRHFKSVLKTLAVATKQWIFRPPSRVIQATMPDSFKVHYPSCTMIIDCTEIRTEQPPTVQQERVLYSNYKGAYTLKFLVAVTPGGMICFCSKAYGGRLSDAHITVDSGFLDLVQPGDTVLADKGFPGIQTVLGNQNAVLVMPPFLHASQFTPEEVRDTYNIAQVRIHVERMIQRIKIYNVLNNKVPTELIPCMTDVFHVCCVLANLQLPIIKRKEQQQSFVVSAS
- the LOC119441098 gene encoding uncharacterized protein LOC119441098; this encodes MSRVLHCGFKPVHGLDEYFRPSLLRKGRRLLDNNHVFGVREVDGSEISAKCLSEQSKHVYQVDLKLTTEPRTIESGKCTCRYGSLDYKSPFVGNKQPAELSPFYALKHFPGIVSPFTEALQEMARSEADLISIEAEQEARRVLQLEKIIQLLPAPCNALHVLQISGTYPKLSVAAKDYVQLMTQEQKEFYQTNIVCESLSDLCVATMGQSSCLRWHKEKKFRISSTTSHTILHARRSPEEVARAILNSRPFSTEATAYGLRTEPLARMEFERQLGVEVVEMGLLIHPDQPWLCGSPDGMFYLSGETCLLEIKCPHKCKEADMFDSSGESILDYIQGTGSNRRLKTTHRYFTQVQILLYLLNVQKCYFFVYSSRQNVIIEVSRDDAFLYESIPALERFYFTYLLPAAAAAK